The genomic stretch TCCGCGAAGGCACGGCCACCAGTCGTGCGCTGATGAAACCTCTCAGCCCATGACCTTCGCGTAGCGGCCAGCAGCCCTGACCTTCGAGGCGGGGCTGCTGGCGCGCATCCCCGCAGCGCCGCCCTCCCCTCACAAACGATCCGCTCGACTACCTGCCGCTGACTTCGTCCAGCAGCGGCACGAAACCGCCGGAGGTCCGCTGACCCTCGTCATCGGGCACCTTGTCCGGGTGCATCCGCGGATCGGCCATGGCCTTCCCCCGCGTCGAGAGCCTCCTTCGACAGCATCTCAATCCAGGAGAAGACGATGACCTCTCCTGGCTGGGCATTCACCGCGCGCCGGAGAGGTCGGTGACCTTGCCCACCGAAACGTCGTCGCCCCAGTTCTCGACGAAGCGGGTCGCACCAAACTCCGTGTACAGCGGCGCGGCAGCAACAGCGGCCTGCCGGTAGGCGTCCTTGTTCGCCGCGGGCAGTGCGCACACGAATCCGCCGATGGAGTGCATGGCATCTCTCCCTCGGGGCATCCCCGGAGCATGAGACGGGTTTGCAGGCAGGTGTGGGTTGGCGTGCAGGGAGAAGACCTCCAGCAGGGCACACCGGGACTGCTCTCTGGGAGGGGGCCGAATGTCGACCTCCGTCCAGCGCAGCCGCTGCTGCGGCGAGAGGAGTCCCACGTCCTTCAGCAACACCCACCGGAAAGGACAGCGTCCACTGCTGGCAGGGCATGTGCGGCAGCACCCGCTCCACCAGTTGCACCGCCGTCACATGCGCACGTTTCGCATGACAGGAGGGCCCCCCTCGCCCCTTGCACAAGAAGGCGACGAGAACCGGACCCTCCGCCGGTACGCCCGCCCGCGCTCCTCCACCTGCCCCTCCCCAGCCACACCTCGCCTCCAGCGACGCGGCTGGGACCCGACTGGGCCGCCCGACGCACACCCGCTCCAATTCCCCACGTTCCAGGAGCGCGTAGAGGGTGGCCCGGCAGACGGCCAGTTCCTCCGCCACCTCGTGCACCGTGAGCGTCCGCGACACCACTGGCGCACCACGTCCAATCGAAGCCGTGGAAACGGTGCCAACCTGCAAGGCCCCTGCGCCCTGGGAACCCCAATCCTTTCCGAGGGTTGCGAGCCGCTGACAGGTGCTGCGAGCCCCTGCCAACCGGCCCCACACTGGCTCATGACCGCTCGGTCCCTGGTTCGCCCCAGGAGCGCCCACTTCCCACAATGCCTTGCAATGCCTCGGGAATCTTTCCGGGGGTGTCTACCCATTGAGCGGACTTCACTCCGCGTTGAAGCGAAGGCCACGACCGGCATAGGGCCGTCCAAACCTGTGCGGTTGTTGATACCCGGCCAGCGGTTACAGTGCGCGCCATGCAAGCCTCCTGGAAGCGCAACACGGCCCTCTTTCTGGGCAGCCAGGCCCTCTCACTGCTCGGCTCCTCCCTGGTGCAGTACGCGCTCCTGTGGCAGGTCACTTTGCAGACGCGCTCGAGCGTCATGATGACGCTCTACATCGTGGCCGGATTCCTGCCCACGTTCCTCCTCTCGCCTTTCGCGGGCGTCTGGGCGGACCGGTACGACCGCCGCAAGCTCATCGTCCTCGCCGATGCGATGATTGCGCTGGTGACCCTGGCGCTGGCCGTGGTGTTCACGTTGCGCGGCACGGAGCTGTGGCTCTTCTTCCTGGCCGCGGCGATCCGCTCCGTGGGTACGGCCGTTCAACAGCCGGCGGTGGGCGCGCTGCTGCCGCAGTTGGTGCCCGAGGACCAGCTGATGCGGGTCAACAGCATCCAGGGCACCCTCCACTCGGTCAACATGTTGGGGGCGCCCGCGCTCGCCGGCTTCCTCATGTCCGTGGCCCCCCTGCAGGTGCTCTTCTACATCGACGTGGTGACAGCGGCCCTGGCCATCACCTTGGTGACGCTCTTCGTTCGGGTAGAGCCGCGTCCCCGCGCGCCAGAGCAGGAGGGGGCCTCGCAGCTGACGGAGATCCGCGACGGCTTCCGCTACATCCGCGGCCACGCGCACCTGGTGCCGTTCTTCGGCTACCTGGGATTCATCATGGTCCTCATCACTCCGGCCGCATTCCTCACGCCGCTGCAGACGGCGCGAAGCTTCGGGGACGAGGTGTGGAGGCTGACCGCCATCGAAATGGTCTTCTCGGTGGGCATGATGATGGGGGGCGCAGCGCTCGCGGCGTGGGGCGGCTTCAGCAGCCGCATGCGGACGATGGTCGCATCCAACGTCATCATGGGCGCGTGCACCGTGGCCCTCGGCGTGGTGCCTCACTTCGGGGTGTACCTGGCGGCCATGGGGATCTTCGGCGTGGCGCTGCCGCTCTACAACACGCCCGCCACGGTAATGCTCCAGGAGCGCGTGGAGCCAACCTACCTGGGCCGCGTCTTCAGCGTGATGACCATGCTCTCCACCGCGCTGATGCCGATGTCCATGCTGCTCTTCGGGCCCCTGGCAGAAGTAGTCTCCATCGAGCGGCTCCTGCAGGTCACCGGCGTGCTGGTGATCCTCCTCGGACTGCTCACGCCGCTACACCGCCGGCTGATGTCCTTCGGCGAGCCCAAGTCTCCCCCAGTTGAGTCCCAGGAGCTGGCCAGCTGAGGGCGTGAGGGGCACCACATGGGGGCGGCCGCCGCACGGGCCTGCCCCGAAGAACTTCTGGATGCGACCTACGGGGAGCGTGAGCAGCGCATCAACCGCAAGCCACGGCCAGCCAAGGCAACCCGTGCGATGCGCCGCGGCCCGCGGGTATCCGACCTGTCGTGCGGAACCATGTTTCCGTCGAAGCACAGAGTCGTGATGCCCGCTCCTGGGAGTCAGACACTGTGCTCAAGCGATTCTGCCATGGGCTGTCAGACCAGCGCCGCCATCAGACCACCCCATCATCAGGCGCGGCCTCGGCGCTTTCTTTTCGTTCTCCTGGACCAGAAAGGACTTCCATCAAATGATGGCCAGTCCAATGGGTGACGTACCTGACCGATGGCCCATGCGGCGACTTCCGCTCCAGTCTCGCCGCTGACCACGGCGCCTTTCGCAGCCAGACGGTGCCAACTCCCACGCCGCACACCGGTCAGCAGCGCGGCGCGGCCTCCACGGGCACCGCGTCGCGCGAAGACGCAGCGGGCACCCCCTGGAAGTCACTGGGGCCGCTCCGCATCGAGAGGTTCGACGGCGCCAGCAGTGCCTCCGCCCGGGCGCGCGTCCGCGCGATGCACACCGCCATCAGTCGCCCCAGCTCCACCTGGGGCAGCACGCCGTTTCGCGCGAGGAAGTCCTCGTCGACCCCTGGGATACGAGGGAGCGCAGGCGTCTGCTGCGACTCCAGCGCCAAGAGGGCCTGGCGCAACGCGTCCTTCGCCCTCCGGCCGCCCCGCTGCAGGGCGAAAGCGATGACGTCCCAGGCCAGCTCCGCGTGCCGCCCCTCGTCCTCGGAGATGACCGACAGGGTCTCCCGCACGACAGGGTCTGAGGCCCGGCTCGCGCCTTCGCCCGCGACCAGGGAGGCCATCCCCTCGGCCAGACATCCATCCAGCAGCGAACCGCGCACCAGCCGGGCCCAGGTGTCTCCTGAATCCATCGGGGAAGGCGGCGTACTTCCCTGTCCAAGCTCCGGAATCGTTCCGGCCGTCCAGCCCACCCCCGAGTAGGCGCTGGCGAGCGCGAAGCACCGCCTGGCGTGACGAATCTCATCCAGCGCCGCCAGGTGACAGTCCTCCAGGAGCTCCGAGGGCGCCCCCAACGCGGAGAGCTTGAGCGACAACTTCGAGAAGGCGGGAACGGACGCGTGTTCCAGGCCCGCTGAGTACATCCATACCTCCCCGAGCACCGTTCGCTGCCAGGGTGTGAGTCCCGAAACATCCGGAACGGCGTCATCCGCCCAGCCCGCCCCCAGTGCCCGGCGAGCCACGCGCGTTCGACCACGCAGGCGAAGGACCCTCCCCTTCGTAAGGTTGGTGGTGCAGAGCAGGTGGACCAGAAAAACCAGGCCCCCCACCGGCACAGCGGAGACGAGTGCCATGACGCCCCCGAGGACCCTCAGGCCCCAGG from Myxococcus xanthus encodes the following:
- a CDS encoding DUF1428 family protein — translated: MHSIGGFVCALPAANKDAYRQAAVAAAPLYTEFGATRFVENWGDDVSVGKVTDLSGAR
- a CDS encoding ferritin-like domain-containing protein, with translation MYSAGLEHASVPAFSKLSLKLSALGAPSELLEDCHLAALDEIRHARRCFALASAYSGVGWTAGTIPELGQGSTPPSPMDSGDTWARLVRGSLLDGCLAEGMASLVAGEGASRASDPVVRETLSVISEDEGRHAELAWDVIAFALQRGGRRAKDALRQALLALESQQTPALPRIPGVDEDFLARNGVLPQVELGRLMAVCIARTRARAEALLAPSNLSMRSGPSDFQGVPAASSRDAVPVEAAPRC
- a CDS encoding MFS transporter, with amino-acid sequence MQASWKRNTALFLGSQALSLLGSSLVQYALLWQVTLQTRSSVMMTLYIVAGFLPTFLLSPFAGVWADRYDRRKLIVLADAMIALVTLALAVVFTLRGTELWLFFLAAAIRSVGTAVQQPAVGALLPQLVPEDQLMRVNSIQGTLHSVNMLGAPALAGFLMSVAPLQVLFYIDVVTAALAITLVTLFVRVEPRPRAPEQEGASQLTEIRDGFRYIRGHAHLVPFFGYLGFIMVLITPAAFLTPLQTARSFGDEVWRLTAIEMVFSVGMMMGGAALAAWGGFSSRMRTMVASNVIMGACTVALGVVPHFGVYLAAMGIFGVALPLYNTPATVMLQERVEPTYLGRVFSVMTMLSTALMPMSMLLFGPLAEVVSIERLLQVTGVLVILLGLLTPLHRRLMSFGEPKSPPVESQELAS